A single Triticum dicoccoides isolate Atlit2015 ecotype Zavitan chromosome 2A, WEW_v2.0, whole genome shotgun sequence DNA region contains:
- the LOC119358358 gene encoding E3 ubiquitin-protein ligase parkin-like, whose protein sequence is MAGIVASSTAFLLLLVLLPRNGSVALAAEMCYCYERGAVDGEANKLTKTIALLAVGPIELQIKKTISPADGRVRGYNMDFSDRLALTRDCSSLVFVSTEVPAHAPCQSYAHVYSGDLPSGSACSLNPAWPRHRIQLCYLALQELDRRCLSRQGRPVCSIGYHKNGQCETRRERRSGRMPRPQLQETLIIDSNVNSRLDANSDLFYCPMCIKTAPIILKSSFGSCDHHAFCSKCVAKYVALKLRENVSLPVECPDCEDEDGLLPNPTDGSEDSPADGNDVGDGLRRRAGKMPRHQPPVDMLLLTEGNEDSPVDGDGEVFDCAICMETVPGTLKFSVNSCGHAFCSSCIAQYIAAKLDDKVALIECPHPGCEGGAVEPESCHGIIPTDLLDKWGLLLCELAIGAKRMYCPYPGCSALLLADDEAGAAATAEAECPHCHRLFCARCAVPWHVGFGCLEFQKLGQDERGREDLLLRRLVGREGWQRCPECQMFVEKSEGCNYIKCRCGYSFCYRCASELSAQNHHCNNCKP, encoded by the exons ATGGCCGGGATCGTCGCCTCCTCCACcgcttttcttctcctcctcgtcctcctgccCAGGAACGGGAGCGTGGCCTTGGCGGCGGAGATGTGCTACTGCTACGAGAGGGGCGCCGTCGACGGGGAAGCCAACAAGCTGACCAAGACGATCGCGCTGCTCGCCGTCGGCCCCATCGAGCTGCAGATAAAAAAGACGATCTCGCCG GCAGATGGAAGGGTTCGGGGTTATAATATGGATTTTTCT GACCGGCTGGCGCTCACCCGTGACTGCTCATCCCTCGTCTTTGTCTCCACGGAGGTCCCTGCCCATGCCCCATGTCAGAGCTATGCACATGTCTACTCCGGCGACCTCCCATCAGGCAGCGCGTGCAGCCTCAACCCAGCTTGGCCGCGTCACCGGATTCAGCTCTGTTATCTCGCCCTTCAGGAACTAGACCGCCGCTGCCTCTCCAGGCAAGGACGGCCGGTCTG CAGCATAGGGTACCATAAAAACGGCCAGTGTGAAACTAGGCGAGAACGCCGGTCGGGCCGGATGCCCCGACCCCAGCTGCAAGAGACGTTGATCATCGATAGCAATGTGAATTCACGGCTGGACGCCAACAGTGACCTCTTCTACTGCCCCATGTGCATCAAGACGGCGCCCATCATCCTCAAATCCAGCTTCGGCTCGTGCGACCACCACGCCTTCTGCTCGAAATGTGTCGCCAAGTACGTCGCTCTGAAGCTGCGCGAGAACGTCTCTCTTCCCGTCGAATGCCCCGACTGTGAGGACGAAGACGGCctcctcccca ACCCCACCGATGGCAGTGAAGATTCGCCGGCGGACGGCAACGACGTCGGCGATG GACTGCGCCGCCGAGCCGGAAAGATGCCACGGCATCAGCCCCCCGTGGACATGTTGTTGTTAACCGAGGGCAATGAAGATTCGCCagtcgacggcgacggcgaggtcttCGACTGCGCCATCTGCATGGAGACAGTGCCCGGCACGCTCAAGTTCAGCGTCAACTCGTGCGGCCACGCCTTCTGCTCCAGCTGCATCGCCCAGTACATCGCCGCGAAGCTGGACGACAAGGTCGCTCTCATCGAATGCCCTCACCCAGGCTGTGAGGGCGGTGCCGTCGAGCCGGAGAGCTGCCACGGCATCATCCCCACGGACCTCCTCGACAAGTGGGGTTTGCTGCTGTGCGAGCTCGCGATCGGCGCGAAGAGGATGTACTGCCCGTACCCGGGATGCTCGGCGCTCTTGCTCGCCGACGACGAGGCCGGGGCGGCGGCCACCGCGGAGGCGGAGTGCCCGCACTGCCACCGGCTTTTCTGCGCCCGGTGCGCCGTGCCGTGGCACGTCGGCTTCGGGTGCCTGGAGTTCCAGAAGCTCGGGCAGGACGAGCGCGGCCGGGAGGACCTCTTGCTCCGGCGTCTCGTCGGCAGGGAGGGGTGGCAGAGGTGCCCCGAGTGCCAGATGTTCGTGGAGAAATCCGAAGGGTGCAATTACATCAAATGCAG GTGTGGATACAGCTTCTGCTACCGATGTGCATCCGAGTTGTCCGCGCAAAACCATCACTGCAACAACTGCAAGCCCTAA
- the LOC119358357 gene encoding uncharacterized protein LOC119358357, whose protein sequence is MYKKSQTLNGMQDEDDTLTVMGLWHPDGGAALELEGDGSKKGGMKIDSPHRVPFMGYRLPPAAALMASKALLPRECLPRRSPRGGLEPITVYVRVNEEGNYHPRYFSAKVGRVFRDLQDLKQAVRTFYTSLYIARHLLKRPLAPPPSPTDEVFQFEFVVEPAADVSSLKASTSLEEKSSGSDKVPDEKPAEVSSLKDSLKATTLEDKSSSSGQQPDQDTVMASPPSGNCLASPSGPGIWQRERQDWGFGYYIRLDLKGSFHTYPNAGGPFKSLEEVDKAMVRYFHQHRDPKLLMNKGGVPSREISIEKARYWPDGRRKKLSRSYTIQQFHNRMRRLLQALLEKHNEDHSLLGFDLAYELKDVLHATTISEGRTTCYYHLNFTVTKGAGDSNTGIENLFFAEVKCVLQGKEEEFSVTCFCPVESTDNGYCYGCTMHRDVNMKHPISADAYLAGQVKAGYYCYEGCSSDSDDENMEAKKEKDVADKTCMKMLTQPPTMRAFDADNMNFDDADD, encoded by the exons ATGTATAAGAAATCCCAGACCTTGAATGGGATGCAGGATGAAGATGACACACTCACCGTCATGGGGCTCTGGCACCCTGACGGAGGAGCG GCGTTGGAGCTTGAAGGTGATGGGAGCAAGAAGGGAGGCATGAAGATTGATTCACCTCACCGTGTGCCTTTTATGGGCTA TCGTCTTCCTCCGGCGGCCGCTCTCATGGCGTCCAAGGCGCTTCTTCCTCGGGAGTGCCTCCCCCGGCGCAGTCCCCGCGGCGGCTTGGAGCCGATTACAGTCTACGTCCGCGTCAACGAGGAGGGGAACTATCACCCGAGGTACTTCTCCGCCAAAGTTGGGCGAGTGTTCCGAGATCTCCAGGATCTTAAACAAGCAGTCCGTACATTCTACACCAGCCTCTACATCGCCCGTCACCTCCTAAAGAGGCCTCTGGCTCCGCCGCCGTCTCCGAC CGACGAGGTATTCCAGTTCGAGTTCGTGGTGGAACCTGCAGCAGATGTGTCGTCCCTCAAGGCTAGTACATCATTGGAGGAGAAATCGTCCGGTTCCGACAAGGTTCCTGATGAGAAGCCTGCAGAGGTGTCTTCCCTCAAGGACTCGCTCAAGGCTACAACATTGGAGGACAAATCGTCTTCCTCTGGGCAGCAGCCGGATCAGGACACTGTTATGGCCTCACCACCATCAGGGAACTGCCTTGCCTCACCTTCTGGGCCAGGCATTTGGCAACGAGAACGACAGGACTGGGGTTTCGGATATTACATCAGGCTTGATCTTAAGGGATCTTTCCACACATATCCGAATGCAGGCGGGCCGTTTAAGAGCTTAGAGGAAGTCGATAAGGCTATGGTTCGCTATTTTCATCAACATCGGGATCCAAAGCT GCTAATGAATAAAGGTGGGGTTCCGTCACGAGAGATTTCTATAGAAAAAGCTCGTTATTGGCCTGATGGCAGAAGGAAGAAGCTTTCCAGATCCTATACCATCCAGCAATTCCATAATCGAATGCGCCGATTACTTCAAGCTTTGCTGGAGAAGCATAATGAGGATCACAGCCTTTTGGGGTTT GATCTTGCATATGAACTCAAAGATGTTTTGCACGCCACAACAATTTCTGAGGGGCGTACTACATGCTACTATCATCTCAATTTCACGGTGACTAAAGGAGCTGGTGATTCTAACACTGGCATTGAAAACCTTTTCTTTGCGGAAGTCAAATGTGTGCTACAAGGAAAAGAAGAGGAATTTTCGGTCACCTGTTTCTGCCCGGTTGAATCTACCGATAATG GATACTGCTATGGTTGTACCATGCATAGGGATGTCAATATGAAGCACCCCATCAGTGCCGATGCATACCTTGCCGGTCAGGTGAAGGCGGGATATTATTGTTAtgaaggctgcagcagcgactcagACGACGAAAAT ATGGAAGCCAAGAAAGAAAAG GACGTTGCTGATAAAACATGTATGAAGATGTTGACGCAGCCTCCGACTATGAGGGCTTTTGACGCTGACAACATGAACTTTGACGACGCCGACGACTAA